One Physeter macrocephalus isolate SW-GA unplaced genomic scaffold, ASM283717v5 random_471, whole genome shotgun sequence DNA segment encodes these proteins:
- the LOC102982677 gene encoding keratin, type II cytoskeletal 5, whose translation MSRHSSVSFRSRGGHSFSTASAITPSVSRTSFTSVSRSGGGGGGLGRVSLGGAGGVGGYGSRSLYNLGGSKRISISSGGGGFRNRVCATGVGGSYGSGGGAGSGYVFGSGAGGFGLSGGAGFGGGYSGSCFPVCPPGGIQEVTINQSLLTPLNLQIDPTIQRVKTEEREQIKTLNNRFASFIDKVRFLEQQNKVLETKWALLQEQGTKIVKQNLEPLFEQYTNNLRRQLDGILGERGRLDSELRNMQDLVEDFKNKYEDEINKRTTAENEFVMLKKDVDAAYMNKVELEAKVDALMDEINFLKMFFEAELCQIQTHISDTSVVLSMDNNRCLDLDSIIAEVKAQYEEIANRSRTEAESWYQTKYEELQQTAGRHGDDLRNTKQEISEMNRMIQRMRSDIDNVKKQCTSLQSAIADAEQRGELALKDAKSKLAGLEEALQKAKQDMARLLKDYQELMNTKLSLDVEIATYRKLLEGEECRLSGEGVGPVNISYVTNTISSGYGSGSGLGGGLGVGMGSGFGGGSNFYSSRGGVIGSGSGLSMGGSSFSESSGRNLGFGSGGGSGSSIKYVSTTSSSRKSFKS comes from the exons ATGTCTCGCCATTCGAGTGTGTCCTTCCGGAGCAGGGGCGGCCATAGCTTCAGCACCGCCTCTGCCATCACCCCGTCTGTCTCCCGCACCAGTTTCACCTCCGTGTCCCGGTCCGGGGGTGGAGGTGGCGGCCTTGGCAGGGTCAGCCTTGGGGGTGCTGGCGGCGTGGGTGGCTATGGAAGCCGGAGCCTCTACAACCTGGGGGGCTCCAAGAGGATCTCCATCAGCAGTGGCGGCGGTGGCTTCAGGAACCGAGTTTGTGCCACCGGTGTTGGAGGCAGCTATGGCTCTGGAGGTGGAGCCGGGAGTGGATATGTTTTCGGCAGTGGAGCTGGTGGCTTTGGGCTCAGTGGTGGAGCTGGCTTTGGTGGGGGCTATTCGGGCTCTTGCTTCCCCGTCTGCCCCCCTGGAGGCATCCAAGAGGTCACCATCAACCAGAGTCTCCTGACTCCCCTCAACCTGCAAATCGACCCCACCATCCAGCGGGTCAAGACCGAGGAGCGGGAGCAGATCAAGACCCTCAATAACAGGTTTGCCTCCTTCATCGACAAG GTGCGGTTCCTGGAGCAGCAGAACAAGGTTCTGGAAACCAAGTGGGCGCTGCTGCAGGAGCAGGGCACCAAGATCGTGAAGCAGAACCTGGAGCCTTTGTTCGAGCAGTACACCAACAATCTCAGGAGACAGCTGGATGGCATCCTGGGGGAGAGAGGCCGCCTGGACTCAGAGCTCAGGAACATGCAGGACCTGGTGGAGGACTTCAAGAACAA GTATGAAGATGAAATCAACAAGCGTACCACTGCCGAGAATGAGTTTGTGATGCTGAAGAAG GATGTGGACGCCGCCTACATGAACAAGGTGGAGCTGGAGGCCAAGGTCGATGCACTGATGGACGAGATCAACTTCTTGAAGATGTTCTTTGAGGCG GAGCTGTGCCAGATACAGACGCACATCTCAGACACGTCTGTGGTCCTGTCCATGGACAACAACCGCTGCCTGGACCTGGACAGCATCATCGCCGAGGTCAAGGCCCAGTACGAGGAGATCGCCAACCGCAGCCGCACAGAAGCCGAGTCCTGGTACCAGACCAAG TATGAGGAGCTGCAGCAGACTGCGGGCCGGCACGGCGATGATCTCCGCAACACCAAGCAGGAGATCTCCGAGATGAACAGGATGATCCAGAGGATGAGATCCGATATCGACAACGTCAAGAAGCAG TGCACCAGCCTGCAATCCGCCATCGCCGATGCTGAGCAGCGTGGAGAGCTGGCCCTCAAGGACGCCAAGAGCAAGCTGGCCGGGCTGGAGGAGGCCCTGCAGAAGGCCAAGCAGGACATGGCGCGGCTACTGAAGGACTACCAGGAGCTCATGAACACCAAGCTGTCTCTGGACGTGGAGATCGCCACCTACAGGAAGCTGCTGGAGGGCGAGGAGTGCAG ACTGAGTGGAGAAGGAGTTGGACCAGTCAACATCT CTTATGTCACCAACACCATCTCCTCTGGCTACGGCAGTGGCAGCGGCCTTGGCGGCGGCCTTGGCGTAGGTATGGGCAGTGGCTTTGGAGGCGGCAGCAACTTCTACTCCAGCAGAGGCGGGGTCATCGGCTCAGGCAGTGGGCTCAGCATGGGGGGCTCCAGCTTCAGTGAGAGCAGTGGCCGAAACCTGGGCTTTGGCAGTGGCGGGGGCAGCGGCTCCAGCATCAAGTATgtctccaccacctcctcctcccggAAGAGCTTCAAGAGCTAA